A region of Anolis sagrei isolate rAnoSag1 chromosome 2, rAnoSag1.mat, whole genome shotgun sequence DNA encodes the following proteins:
- the ABHD17B gene encoding alpha/beta hydrolase domain-containing protein 17B, with amino-acid sequence MNNLSFSELCCLFCCPPCPGKIASKLAFLPPDPTYTLMCDESGSRWTLHLSERADWQYSSREKDAIECFMTRTSKGNRIACMFVRCSPNAKYTLLFSHGNAVDLGQMSSFYIGLGSRINCNIFSYDYSGYGASSGKPTEKNLYADIDAAWVALRTRYGIRPENVIIYGQSIGTVPSVDLAARYESAAVILHSPLTSGMRVAFPDTKKTYCFDAFPNIDKISKITSPVLIIHGTEDEVIDFSHGLALFERCQRPVEPLWVEGAGHNDVELYGQYLERLKQFVSQELVNL; translated from the exons ATGAATAATCTTTCTTTTAGTGAACTTTGCTGCCTATTCTGTTGTCCACCATGTCCAGGAAAAATAGCATCCAAGCTGGCATTTTTGCCCCCAGACCCTACTTATACTTTGATGTGCGATGAGAGTGGGAGTCGTTGGACTCTACATCTTTCCGAACGAGCAGACTGGCAATATTCTTCTAGAGAAAAAGATGCCATTGAATGTTTCATGACTCGAACCAGCAAAGGCAACAGGATTGCCTGTATGTTTGTGCGTTGTTCCCCGAATGCCAAGTATACCTTGCTGTTCTCACATGGGAATGCTGTTGACTTAGGCCAGATGAGCAGCTTTTACATAGGACTTGGTTCACGGATTAATTGCAACATATTTTCCTATGATTATTCTGGATATGGAGCAAGTTCAGGAAAACCAACAGAGAAGAATTTGTATGCTGACATCGATGCTGCTTGGGTAGCTCTTAGAACAAG GTACGGAATTCGCCCTGAAAATGTGATTATATATGGCCAAAGCATTGGAACAGTGCCATCTGTGGATCTTGCTGCTCGTTATGAAAGTGCTGCTGTAATTCTTCATTCTCCTCTGACTTCGGGAATGCGAGTAGCTTTTCCTGATACTAAGAAGACCTACTGCTTTGATGCATTCCCAAA CATTGACAAGATTTCTAAAATAACATCTCCAGTGTTAATAATCCATGGGACTGAAGATGAAGTGATTGACTTTTCACATGGCTTAGCTTTATTTGAACGCTGCCAAAGGCCTGTAGAACCACTGTGGGTAGAAGGAGCAGGACACAATGATGTTGAGCTTTACGGACAATATCTTGAAAGATTGAAACAGTTTGTGTCACAGGAACTTGTGaatttgtaa